In Candidatus Dadabacteria bacterium, the DNA window CGCGCCGGCGTTACGGACACGCCCGCGCTCAGAAAGATTCCCGGAAACGAGGCGCTGGTTGAAAACGCCATGAGGGTCAACCCTTCGGGGCGTCTCACAACCACGGGCGATGTCGCCAAAGCCATTGCCCTGCTGTGCGCGGACGGCGCGGACTGGATAACCGGAAACGTCATCGGCGTTGACGGCGGCGAGGATTTGATTTGAGAAATTTGCTGCGGCTGCTTCCGCCCTCCCCTCTCTTTGCAAGACAATGAACCTTCCCGAAATCAAACTTTACAACACCGCCACGCGCCGGAAGGAAACGCTCTCGCCGAGAACTCCGGGCAAGGTCGGCATCTATGTCTGCGGGCCCACGGTTTATGACTCCGCCCATCTCGGTCACGCGCGCTCGGCGGTTTCGTTTGACTTCATAAGGCGGTTTCTCCTTCATACGGGATACGAGGTTATGTTTGTGAGAAACTACACCGATGTTGACGACAAGATAATCAACCGCGCCGCCGAGACCGGAAAAACCTCCGGAGAAATTTCCGAGACATACATCAAAGACTACGCGGAAGACATGGAGGCGCTGAATGTTATGAAGCCCGATGTTGAGCCGAGGGTTACGACCCACATGGCGCAAATCATCTCGCTTGTGGAAAAGATAATCGCAAGCGGCATCGGCTATGAATCCGGCGGCGATGTGTTCTTTTCGGTGAGGAAGTTCAGCGAATACGGAAACCTTTCGCGCCGGTCGCTTGACTCAATGCTTGAGGGCGTCCGCATAGACCTGAACGAGAAAAAAGACGACCCTCTTGACTTCGCGCTCTGGAAGGCCGCCAAGCCCGGCGAGCCCAGTTGGGAAAGCCCGTGGGGCAAAGGCAGGCCCGGCTGGCATATAGAGTGCAGCGCGATGAGCACGGAGTATCTGGGAAGCGATTTTGACATCCACGGCGGCGGGAAGGATTTGATTTTCCCCCACCATGAAAATGAAATCGCGCAGTCCTGCGCGGCGGGCGGCGGGTTTGCAAAATACTGGATGCACAACGGGCTTATACAAATCAACAGGGAGAAGATGAGCAAGTCTCTTGACAACTTTCTGACTGTGAAGCAGGCCCTTGAGCGGTGGCCCGCCGAGGCGATACGGCTTTTCTTCCTGTTGCACCACTACCGCAACCCGGCGGACTTTTCGGAAAAGTCTCTGGACGAGGCGGAGGCGTCTCTCGCGCGGCTGTATAAGACAGTGCTTCGCGCAAGGACGGCGGAGGCGGGCGGAGAGGATGACCCCGAACTTGCGGAAGCGGTGAAGAGGTTCAGGGAAAAATCGTTTGGCGCGATGTGTGATGACTTCAACTCTGCGGGCGCGCTGGGGCATCTGTTTGACCTTGCAAGAGAGATAAACCGCTCCATTGATTCGCGCGGCGGCTCGCCTCAGGTTGCCCCGGCTCTTGAAGCGGCGGATGAGTTTGCCGGTGTTCTGGGGATACTGCGCTCCGACCCGGAGCAATACCTGAAGAGCGCGCCGGACGCGGAGATACCGGAGAGCGAGATATTGAAACTGATTGAAGAAAGGGAAGCGGCAAGGAAGGGAAAAAACTGGGAAAGAGCGGATGAAATCCGCAACCTGCTCGCGGAAAAAGGTGTCGTTCTTGAAGACACTCCGGAGGGAACGAGTTGGAGTTTGAAAAAAAAGTTATGACAAACGTTTGACAATGTTGCAATATCAGTTATAACTTCCGCATCAAAGTTCGGGAGGGTGAAAAATGACCACTTCATTAAAGATCATCAAGGTTGGCAATTCCTTCGGGTTAATTCTGCCCAAAGAGGTTCTTGCCAAACTGGATGTTGTCGCGGGCGACAAGTTGAGCGTTACCGAGACCAAATAC includes these proteins:
- the cysS gene encoding cysteine--tRNA ligase, with product MNLPEIKLYNTATRRKETLSPRTPGKVGIYVCGPTVYDSAHLGHARSAVSFDFIRRFLLHTGYEVMFVRNYTDVDDKIINRAAETGKTSGEISETYIKDYAEDMEALNVMKPDVEPRVTTHMAQIISLVEKIIASGIGYESGGDVFFSVRKFSEYGNLSRRSLDSMLEGVRIDLNEKKDDPLDFALWKAAKPGEPSWESPWGKGRPGWHIECSAMSTEYLGSDFDIHGGGKDLIFPHHENEIAQSCAAGGGFAKYWMHNGLIQINREKMSKSLDNFLTVKQALERWPAEAIRLFFLLHHYRNPADFSEKSLDEAEASLARLYKTVLRARTAEAGGEDDPELAEAVKRFREKSFGAMCDDFNSAGALGHLFDLAREINRSIDSRGGSPQVAPALEAADEFAGVLGILRSDPEQYLKSAPDAEIPESEILKLIEEREAARKGKNWERADEIRNLLAEKGVVLEDTPEGTSWSLKKKL
- a CDS encoding AbrB/MazE/SpoVT family DNA-binding domain-containing protein → MTTSLKIIKVGNSFGLILPKEVLAKLDVVAGDKLSVTETKYGIQLKPYNEEYEKQMEIARRVMHEDREVLKKLAE